The nucleotide window ATggattggaagtttgtgttcGGGTTCAGCTAGttcactataatttttttattggtaaaaaaaaattataaaatcgattGCAGAGTAAATATAATGTCTATTAATTTTGGGCAAGCTGAATGTGGGATATAATAAACTTCACCAAATTTCTAAAATTGatgaattttcaattttaatttaactcgaCTAAGCAAACCACATTGCCTAATTTCATGATTTTAAAAGTTGAGAAGAagctgtagttttttttaatttttactttttaaaatatacaagatgATGTTGCTTTTATCTCGAAGAGTTTTAGCAATAAACATTTAAGTACAATCAGGATTTATGGGGACAGTAATACCTCCTTGTCAATGATAAAGACGTAGTGTATTCTGTTTATGTTACAAATTCctgaagtaaattttaattttaaaaataacttttttaacaaaagaaaGTAAAAGTCGGCAAAGGTGACTTTCAATCAACTCTGAATGGACTGCATTCTAAATTAACCAAAGCtactttaattatgatttttagcTAACTTTTGTTTACTCTACACACTTGAATGCCAacgtatataatttgatatatattcccttaaaaacttaatttagcgttattaaaatgtcaatacaAATTGAATAACAAAGAATAGACAcagtattgtaattataatattaataatgtaaagttTACACTATTTTTTACatgataatgtatataaataaaatatagataacatatagattgttttttaattatatttacaaaacaacacTACCTTATAGTTAtataaggtaaatattaaataaatgaaactaatgTAACAATCTGTAGaagtcccactgttgggctgaGATTCTAGAAGCCTATTTCACCAAGCTGCTTCATGTGGATTGGTACATTTGCATATATAAACTGtttcacgaaataaattattaatctttggttaagaaatGTTCTAGATACGAAGCTTTGTTATGTTATAAACTTCAAATTCAGGAGACTCTGGTGAAGACTCGTGTAAATTGGGAATTCAAATCCAACAAAATTAACCAAAGTCTGTAAAATTTGAATAACTATTAGTAAATACTGATATACTGATATAATACTGATAGCTCTGTACGGCTTAGTCCGCCACTGAAGTAGGCCTAGgtgatatgttaatttttatgggCACGTACgaaaagcataaaaatataaaatcccgAAAACATCTTGATTACATCATCCAGACCACAATTATTCCTTTTCTCTAAGCAAACTCAAAATTTAGTACTTGTAGACTACACAAACAAAATGAAGTAGTTCGTTATATTTAACGAACTACCAAATGAGCTATGTGGTTAACTTCTAGACGGTGGAAGTGAGAGCCAGAGTTATATCAGCAAAATCTTTTTGTGATCACCTAGAATACTGTGGCCTGTCGTGATCTGTAAGTTCTACGTTAGAACGAATGTTCAAAGCTTTGTTACCAAATTTTGAGGGCCACATGAGCTGATCTTCAGATAGGCTTTGATGCGCATTACAAAGGGAGCCACCATAAACTTATACCCAGGTTGTTAGTCCTGGGAACTGCTCTTTCCCCTATGTACCACACGATGGAACCCGCACGGAGAATTCATAGAATGCTGAGGAATTTCATCTCTAAAGTTTTTCGgaacatacttttttatatcagtATTAGCGTTTTGGAacattactataattaatttactataaaaacttacatatagagttattaataatttatttaagttcttatatttttaacttattttattagtacGCTGTGTTTTAATCAGGTACGTGTATCTCGGTTGTTGTCAAAATTATCAAATGCCATTTGAGAATGGAGATTTGTCAAAAATGTTTGCAAAATAGAAAACGTCAAATATATGTGAAAATTcgctaaaaaataaacagataggtataatttatttttattaaaacatgagTGGCGTGGAGAATGCGTACTGTCGTCTTTGTGCCACATTAAAATCTAGCACGAAACTCGTAAACCTTGCAACGGATGAAGAAACTCGTGAATcagtaataaacaaattaaacagatttaacataaatatgaatttcaatACCTTAGAGGATAGATTGCCTTGTACCGTATGTTTAACGTGTATTAACTCTCTGGATAAAGCGTTTGATTTCATTTGGGAGGTCGAAAAAGCACAAAAAGCTTTAGAAGATTTAAccgaaatcaaaaatataaaaaaagaaagtcgTGTGTCTGATGATGACACTTACGAATCATCTTCACCGGTATTGGaagttaacataaaaattaaatcggaAAGTGACGGTCAAATTCCCCAAATGGACCTCAAATCAGAGAAACCCGTTAAAAAGAAGCGAAACAAAATTGAAGTAATCCATGATCTGGACGGTTTACCTTTAGCTCAGTTAAAAATGTCCTGGAAGGATTATTCATGGCAATGTGCTTATTGCGAAACACTATTCCCCTCGATAGATGAACTTAAAATCCACTCGTTGCAGTTCCACGAGTGCTGCAACCCATACAGATGCACAGATTGTAATATACGTAAATTAAAACTAGATAGCTTCATTGCTCATGTAAAACGTCACCGAAAGTACTTAAAACTGTCTTGTTTCAAATGTCACAAGAAATTTTCTAAAACGTCACATGTAAGAATACACTATAACAcacatattaaaacaaaacatatttgcCCTGGAtgtaatgaaacatttaaatctTCTGAGGAACTTAATCAGCACAGCAACACATTCAACAGAGATTTACGAATAAGGCAGTTACCCCCCATGGCATTACAAAACTTAAACGATGGTCTTACTTGCATGATCtgtcaaaaaacatttaaatacaaaggAACTCTTACAAATCATCTATTGATTCACACTGAACGTAAACGGGATCACACTTGTGAAAAATGTGGCAAAAGATTTCTGAGTAAGCAGAATTTAGCTGGACATATGATGCTTCATGATGATATTCGACCTTTTCCTTGTGAAATTTGCAAGTTTAGATTCAGAACACCGGGACAACTAAGAATGCACGTAGGCATTCATGATGGGGTCAAACCATTTGAATGTGATCAGTGTGGTCGATGTTTTCGTTTAAGAAAACAACTAATGAATCATAGTATTATACACACTGACACCATGCCCTATGTCTGCTCATATTGCAACAAAGGTTTTCGTTTCAAGAGTATACTTGATCAACATATACGTCAGCACACTGGAGTCAAACCATATTCCTGCCAACTTTGTGAAAGACAATTCACTAATTGGCcaaattataacaaacataTGAAACGAAGACATGGTACGAACATGGCAAAGAAGAAACGTACACCAAAGGGAGTTTATCCGATTGATCCAGTTACTGGAGAAATGATTATGTAtgaagaaacaaataaaacgaatGAATGGAAAAAGGAACTTTTAGAAGGATCAAGGAAACCAGGTCGGCCAAAACTTAACCATAACGACAGTAACATAAATACAACATCTGAGGATatagatcttttaaataattaaattaagcagattttaatatatgaaaagacaatataaattatgtacaaaTCAATTTGAATGAATGGTTTTCTATTAAAAGgcaatattttaagaaatatctttattttatcacatgaacctttataccaaatatttatttataaatgacacaTCACTTTCTAAAGTTAAAGTGAGATTACAATTGAAAGGTCACAAaggttgttaatattttttctagtaGATACagtattatctataataattgatCTAGATtaaaatgatctttaataagtgCATATAAGGGCGGTCCCTTACTTGCACTCGTCTAATGTAACAa belongs to Vanessa tameamea isolate UH-Manoa-2023 chromosome 28, ilVanTame1 primary haplotype, whole genome shotgun sequence and includes:
- the LOC135194238 gene encoding gastrula zinc finger protein XlCGF57.1-like, whose protein sequence is MSGVENAYCRLCATLKSSTKLVNLATDEETRESVINKLNRFNINMNFNTLEDRLPCTVCLTCINSLDKAFDFIWEVEKAQKALEDLTEIKNIKKESRVSDDDTYESSSPVLEVNIKIKSESDGQIPQMDLKSEKPVKKKRNKIEVIHDLDGLPLAQLKMSWKDYSWQCAYCETLFPSIDELKIHSLQFHECCNPYRCTDCNIRKLKLDSFIAHVKRHRKYLKLSCFKCHKKFSKTSHVRIHYNTHIKTKHICPGCNETFKSSEELNQHSNTFNRDLRIRQLPPMALQNLNDGLTCMICQKTFKYKGTLTNHLLIHTERKRDHTCEKCGKRFLSKQNLAGHMMLHDDIRPFPCEICKFRFRTPGQLRMHVGIHDGVKPFECDQCGRCFRLRKQLMNHSIIHTDTMPYVCSYCNKGFRFKSILDQHIRQHTGVKPYSCQLCERQFTNWPNYNKHMKRRHGTNMAKKKRTPKGVYPIDPVTGEMIMYEETNKTNEWKKELLEGSRKPGRPKLNHNDSNINTTSEDIDLLNN